The Rufibacter sp. DG15C region CTAAGAGCATTTACTACTATGGAAAACAGAATATTAGGCCTGCACCACATCACGGCCATCGCCGACAAGGCCAAAAATAACCTTGATTTCTACACCAAAACACTAGGCTTACGCCTGCTCAAAAAGACCGTCAATTTTGACGACCCCGGTACGTACCACTTGTACTACGGTGATGAAAAAGGAAGCGCGGGCACCATTCTCACGTTCTTTCCGTATGAGGGCTCCCGTCGTGGAAGCGCCGGTACCGGCATGGCCACCAATATCGGCTACTCGGTGCCCGAGGGAAGCTTTGACTTCTGGATGAAGCGTTTTGAAGACCACAACGTCATCTACAACAAACCTTCGGAGAAGTTCGGGGAGAAGTACCTGACCTTCCTGGACCCGGACGGCCTCAAACTGGAGCTGGTCATCCCTAAAAACCAGGATAACCGCACGCCCTGGACCACCGATGAGGTGAGTTCCGAGGTGGCCACCAGAGGTTTCCACAGCGTAACCCTGACCTTGAAGGACATCAAAGC contains the following coding sequences:
- a CDS encoding ring-cleaving dioxygenase: MENRILGLHHITAIADKAKNNLDFYTKTLGLRLLKKTVNFDDPGTYHLYYGDEKGSAGTILTFFPYEGSRRGSAGTGMATNIGYSVPEGSFDFWMKRFEDHNVIYNKPSEKFGEKYLTFLDPDGLKLELVIPKNQDNRTPWTTDEVSSEVATRGFHSVTLTLKDIKATAAILTDIFGYTLQEKSGNRYRYITDAVEHAAIIDLVELPNEARGIGGAGTNHHIAFRVKDEATLMEFRKKIAAAGHNITEKIDRNYFYSLYFREPGGVLFEIATDNPGFGIDEEWDKLGSSLLLPPQYEASRAKIEAVLPKLD